One Bradyrhizobium sp. CCGB12 genomic window carries:
- a CDS encoding threonine ammonia-lyase, translated as MAELSQSATSDLGDFPVAPSDIHAAAETIRGAVVETPCSYSRTLSSICSCDIWLKFENLQFTSSFKERGALNRLTALTPDERARGVIAMSAGNHAQGVAYHARRLGIPATIVMPVGTPMVKVENTKHHGAEVVVTGATLEEAAAFARNHGEARSMIFVHPYDDPLVIAGQGTVGLEMLRAVPDLDTLVVPIGGGGLISGTAIAAKSIKPSLRMVGVEAWLYPSMYNAIHDGNLPARGDTLAEGIAVKSPGKITTEIVRRLVDDIALVNEAELERAVATLISIEKTVVEGAGAAGLAAVMSDPSRFAGQKVGLVLSGGNIDTRLIASVLTRELAREGRLTQLSLDIPDRPGQLAAVAALLAEAGANIIEVSHQRTFSDLPAKATLLQLVIETRDSAHLDEVMARLSASGLSARCT; from the coding sequence ATGGCTGAATTGTCCCAAAGCGCGACCTCCGATCTCGGCGACTTTCCGGTCGCACCAAGCGACATCCATGCGGCCGCTGAGACCATCCGGGGCGCCGTCGTCGAGACGCCCTGCAGCTACAGCCGCACGCTGAGCAGCATCTGCAGCTGCGACATCTGGCTCAAATTCGAGAATCTCCAGTTCACGTCCTCGTTCAAGGAACGCGGCGCCCTCAACCGGCTCACCGCGCTGACGCCGGATGAGCGTGCGCGCGGCGTCATCGCGATGTCGGCGGGAAACCACGCGCAGGGTGTCGCCTATCACGCCAGAAGGCTCGGCATTCCCGCCACCATCGTCATGCCGGTCGGCACACCCATGGTGAAGGTCGAGAACACGAAGCACCACGGCGCGGAGGTGGTGGTCACGGGCGCGACGCTGGAGGAGGCGGCCGCTTTCGCGCGCAACCATGGCGAAGCCCGCAGCATGATCTTCGTCCACCCCTACGACGATCCGCTTGTGATCGCGGGGCAGGGCACCGTCGGGCTGGAAATGCTGAGGGCAGTGCCGGACCTCGACACGCTGGTCGTCCCGATCGGCGGCGGCGGGCTGATCAGTGGTACCGCCATTGCCGCGAAATCGATCAAACCCTCGCTGCGGATGGTGGGCGTCGAGGCCTGGCTCTATCCCTCGATGTACAATGCCATTCATGACGGCAACCTGCCCGCGCGCGGCGACACGCTGGCCGAAGGCATCGCAGTGAAATCGCCGGGCAAGATCACGACCGAAATCGTCCGCCGCCTCGTCGACGACATTGCGCTCGTGAATGAAGCCGAGCTCGAGCGCGCGGTGGCGACCCTGATCTCGATCGAGAAGACGGTGGTCGAGGGCGCCGGCGCGGCAGGCCTCGCCGCGGTGATGTCCGATCCCTCCCGCTTCGCTGGCCAGAAGGTGGGCTTGGTGCTGAGCGGCGGCAACATCGATACGAGGCTGATCGCCTCGGTCCTGACCCGCGAGCTTGCGCGCGAGGGGCGGCTGACTCAGCTATCGCTCGATATCCCCGACAGGCCAGGGCAATTGGCCGCGGTGGCTGCGCTGCTTGCCGAAGCCGGCGCCAACATCATCGAGGTCTCGCACCAGCGGACCTTCTCCGACTTGCCGGCAAAGGCCACGCTGCTGCAACTGGTCATCGAGACCCGCGACAGCGCCCATCTCGACGAGGTGATGGCAAGGCTCAGCGCATCCGGTTTGAGCGCGCGCTGCACGTAA
- a CDS encoding winged helix-turn-helix domain-containing tetratricopeptide repeat protein, which produces MAAILEFGPFRLDGDAGILFHGAEPTPLGQRAVLLLALLVRRAGVPVPKDALIEAAWPAQAVDDSNLTVQIAAVRRTLADISGEAHWIETLPRRGYRYVGPAVTPSDLDRAPTAPEAPLLTLPDRPSIAVLPFANLSGDVEQDYFADGMVDDIITGLSRINWLFVIARNSTFAYKGRAVDVKQVGRELGVRYVLEGSVRKTGTLVRITGQLIDASTGMHVWAERFDRRSEDVFALQDDIALSTVGAIAPSLRRAEINRVRRKRPDSLDAYDLVLRAQPDVDSGMPAQVSQALVLLERAIALEPAYALAHGNAAMCHHCLFLRSGLQEINREASIRHARSAIAHGQDDALALTLAGFSIGMDGHDRSAAFAALDAALAISPSSALTYILGSVMLGWGGDADRAIEWSERGMRLSPFDPWAFAAFDAQALGHFHRGRYEEACRAAYRSVQANPRHSITYVQLTAALAKLGRLQEAKAAAARVLELHPTFRYGRQFEGVNCAPALAASLGGALRVAGLPE; this is translated from the coding sequence ATGGCTGCGATCCTTGAATTTGGCCCCTTCCGCCTCGACGGCGATGCGGGGATCCTGTTCCACGGTGCCGAGCCGACCCCGCTCGGCCAGCGCGCCGTGCTGCTCTTGGCCCTCCTCGTCCGGCGGGCTGGTGTGCCGGTTCCAAAAGATGCCTTGATCGAGGCGGCCTGGCCCGCCCAGGCCGTCGATGACAGCAATCTCACCGTCCAGATCGCGGCGGTGAGGCGCACGCTGGCGGACATCTCCGGCGAGGCGCATTGGATCGAAACGCTGCCACGCCGTGGCTATCGCTATGTCGGCCCGGCCGTGACGCCGTCAGATCTCGATCGCGCACCGACCGCTCCCGAAGCACCGTTGCTGACGTTACCCGACAGGCCGTCGATTGCAGTGTTGCCTTTCGCGAACCTGAGTGGCGACGTGGAGCAGGACTATTTTGCCGACGGGATGGTCGATGACATCATCACCGGCCTCTCACGCATCAACTGGCTGTTCGTGATCGCGCGAAATTCCACATTTGCGTACAAGGGCCGCGCGGTGGACGTGAAGCAGGTCGGCCGAGAGCTTGGTGTGCGCTACGTGCTGGAAGGCAGCGTTCGCAAAACCGGCACGCTGGTCCGCATCACCGGCCAGTTGATCGATGCGTCGACTGGAATGCACGTATGGGCCGAGCGCTTTGACCGCCGGTCCGAAGACGTCTTCGCGCTCCAGGATGACATCGCACTATCGACCGTCGGCGCCATAGCGCCTAGCCTGCGGCGCGCTGAGATCAACAGGGTCAGGCGCAAGCGGCCGGACAGCCTGGATGCCTATGATCTCGTTCTGCGCGCCCAGCCGGACGTCGATTCCGGTATGCCGGCCCAGGTCAGCCAGGCGCTCGTGCTGCTTGAGCGCGCGATCGCGCTTGAGCCTGCATACGCGCTTGCGCACGGCAATGCGGCGATGTGCCATCATTGCCTGTTTCTTCGATCCGGTTTGCAGGAGATCAACCGCGAAGCCTCGATCCGCCACGCGCGATCGGCCATCGCCCACGGCCAGGATGATGCGCTTGCTCTCACGCTCGCGGGCTTTTCGATCGGCATGGATGGGCACGATCGCTCCGCAGCATTCGCCGCACTCGATGCCGCCCTGGCCATCAGCCCGTCCTCGGCGCTGACCTACATCCTCGGCAGCGTCATGCTCGGTTGGGGCGGCGACGCCGATCGTGCGATCGAATGGAGCGAACGGGGCATGCGGCTCAGTCCGTTCGATCCCTGGGCTTTCGCCGCATTCGACGCACAGGCTCTCGGGCACTTCCACCGCGGCCGATATGAGGAGGCGTGCCGCGCCGCTTACCGCTCGGTTCAGGCCAATCCTCGCCACAGCATCACCTATGTGCAACTGACTGCGGCGCTGGCAAAGCTTGGACGATTGCAGGAGGCGAAGGCGGCGGCCGCGCGGGTGCTGGAGCTGCACCCGACGTTCCGCTATGGCCGTCAATTCGAGGGCGTCAACTGCGCGCCGGCGCTCGCTGCCTCGCTTGGCGGGGCCCTCCGCGTTGCGGGCCTTCCGGAGTAG
- a CDS encoding cupin domain-containing protein, whose amino-acid sequence MTAKHVIRRPGETKGVMLRGQPMAFLVTGEDTRHTSMFDWTIPAGFATGRHVHRLQEETFYMLEGECEWHVGDEVVRATPGTYLFIPPGVPHNITNVSEKPARVLMTVSPPGHEHYFEALADLTASGPPDAKDISELRARFDTDQLSALTTRA is encoded by the coding sequence ATGACCGCGAAACACGTCATCCGCAGGCCCGGCGAGACCAAGGGAGTCATGCTGCGCGGCCAACCAATGGCCTTTCTGGTGACAGGCGAAGACACCAGGCACACCAGCATGTTCGACTGGACGATTCCGGCAGGGTTCGCCACCGGCCGGCACGTTCATCGGCTGCAGGAAGAGACCTTCTACATGCTGGAAGGCGAGTGCGAATGGCATGTCGGGGATGAGGTTGTCCGGGCTACCCCAGGGACCTACCTCTTCATTCCTCCCGGCGTTCCTCACAACATCACCAACGTGAGCGAGAAGCCCGCCCGCGTGCTCATGACCGTGTCCCCGCCGGGGCACGAGCATTACTTCGAGGCGCTGGCTGACCTTACGGCGAGCGGACCTCCAGATGCGAAAGACATCAGCGAGTTGCGCGCCCGCTTCGATACCGACCAGCTCTCGGCGCTGACGACAAGAGCCTGA
- a CDS encoding aminotransferase class V-fold PLP-dependent enzyme, translating into MINIDRIRADTPAASRLAYLHNAGAALMPTAVVAAMKQHIDLEAEIGGYAAADQETRRLDAVYGSVARLLNAAPDEIALVENATVAWQMAFYALRFRKGDRILTAEAEYAANYVAFLQVAKRTGAVIDVVPSDASGELDLHALERMIDQRVKLIAITWVPTNGGLVNPAAAIGKIARARGIPYLLDACQAVGQMAVDVEAIGCDMLSATGRKFLRGPRGTGFLYVRRAMLQQLEPPMIDHFAAPWVSRDAYQLRDDARRFETWENNYAARLGLGAAVDYALDIGMGPIAQRCRLLADRLRSGLASVGGIELRDLGRAPGAIVSFTVDGVEADAIVDSAAAAGITIGASDPSSTRIDAEMRSLPSLVRASPHYYNTEAEIDRLIGHLMDLTSR; encoded by the coding sequence TTGATTAATATCGACCGAATTCGCGCCGATACGCCGGCCGCCTCCCGGCTCGCATATCTCCATAACGCCGGCGCGGCTCTCATGCCGACCGCCGTTGTCGCGGCGATGAAGCAGCATATCGATCTGGAGGCCGAGATCGGCGGTTATGCAGCCGCCGATCAGGAGACGCGCCGCCTTGACGCGGTCTACGGCTCGGTGGCCCGGTTGCTGAATGCCGCGCCCGACGAGATCGCGCTCGTGGAGAATGCCACGGTCGCCTGGCAGATGGCGTTCTACGCCCTTCGGTTTCGCAAGGGCGATCGTATCCTGACCGCCGAGGCGGAATACGCCGCCAATTATGTCGCGTTCCTTCAAGTCGCCAAACGTACGGGCGCGGTCATCGATGTGGTGCCAAGCGATGCCAGCGGCGAGCTCGACCTCCACGCGCTCGAACGCATGATCGATCAGCGCGTGAAGCTGATCGCCATCACCTGGGTTCCGACCAATGGCGGGCTGGTCAATCCCGCTGCGGCGATCGGCAAGATCGCGCGGGCGCGGGGCATTCCCTATCTGCTCGATGCCTGCCAGGCAGTCGGGCAGATGGCGGTCGACGTCGAAGCGATCGGCTGTGACATGCTGTCTGCGACGGGACGCAAATTCCTGCGCGGCCCGCGCGGCACCGGCTTTCTCTACGTCCGCCGGGCAATGCTGCAACAGCTCGAGCCGCCGATGATCGACCATTTCGCCGCGCCCTGGGTCTCGCGGGACGCCTATCAATTGCGGGACGACGCCCGCCGCTTCGAGACCTGGGAGAACAATTATGCGGCCCGGCTTGGGCTGGGGGCCGCGGTCGACTATGCCCTCGATATCGGTATGGGTCCTATCGCACAGCGCTGCCGCCTGCTCGCAGACCGCCTGCGCAGCGGCCTCGCCTCCGTTGGCGGCATAGAACTTCGCGATCTCGGCCGCGCGCCAGGCGCCATCGTCAGCTTCACGGTGGATGGGGTTGAGGCGGACGCCATCGTCGACAGCGCCGCTGCGGCCGGCATCACCATCGGCGCCTCGGATCCGTCCAGCACCCGCATCGACGCCGAGATGCGCTCGCTGCCTTCGCTCGTGCGCGCCTCCCCGCACTACTACAATACGGAAGCCGAGATCGACCGGCTGATCGGGCACCTGATGGATCTGACGTCACGGTAG
- a CDS encoding LysR family transcriptional regulator, which produces MSGAPKINIARRIDLTTLRLFIAICEEGNLTRASQREAIAPSAVSKRMHDLEEVLEVSLFERQPNGMALTPAGESLLHHARVTLLNVEKIAVDMAEHARGVRGHVRMLANLSSIVEFLPDDLPGFFRSHELVRLDLQERPSADVVRGVEEGVAEIGICSADVSTRGLERFSYRRDRLVIVVRSDHPLASARDVSFADTLDYDHVGLFATSSIYLRSQYTAQQIGKSIRLRVHVPGFDAACRMVQAGMGIGLIPDRAFEVLSHGMNLTAVELNDDWADRELVLVARDPAGLSATSQLMLDHLRTPGSRPH; this is translated from the coding sequence ATGAGCGGGGCACCCAAGATCAACATCGCCAGGCGGATCGATCTCACGACCCTGCGGCTGTTCATCGCCATCTGCGAAGAGGGCAATTTGACGCGCGCCTCGCAGCGCGAGGCGATCGCGCCCTCGGCCGTCAGTAAGCGCATGCATGACCTCGAGGAGGTGCTCGAGGTCTCATTGTTCGAGCGCCAACCGAACGGCATGGCCCTGACGCCGGCTGGCGAGTCGTTGCTGCATCATGCGCGGGTGACGCTGCTCAACGTCGAGAAGATCGCGGTCGACATGGCCGAGCATGCGCGGGGCGTACGCGGGCATGTCCGGATGCTGGCCAACTTGTCGTCCATCGTCGAATTCCTGCCGGACGATCTACCCGGCTTTTTCCGCTCGCATGAGCTGGTGCGGCTCGATCTACAGGAACGTCCCAGTGCCGATGTCGTTCGCGGCGTCGAGGAGGGCGTGGCCGAGATCGGTATCTGCTCGGCGGATGTGTCGACGCGCGGGCTGGAGCGATTTTCCTATCGCCGCGACCGCCTTGTCATCGTGGTGCGGTCCGATCATCCGCTTGCGTCGGCTAGAGATGTCTCGTTCGCCGACACGCTCGACTACGATCATGTCGGCTTGTTTGCAACCAGCTCGATCTATCTCCGCTCGCAGTACACGGCGCAACAGATTGGCAAGTCGATCCGCTTACGGGTCCATGTCCCGGGCTTCGATGCGGCGTGCCGGATGGTGCAGGCCGGCATGGGAATTGGCCTCATTCCCGACCGTGCGTTCGAAGTCCTCAGTCATGGCATGAACCTGACGGCCGTCGAGTTGAATGACGACTGGGCCGATCGTGAGCTCGTTCTGGTCGCCAGAGATCCCGCGGGATTGTCGGCGACGAGCCAGTTGATGCTCGATCACCTGCGAACGCCAGGCAGCAGACCTCACTAG
- a CDS encoding CaiB/BaiF CoA-transferase family protein, which yields MDGPLSGIRVVELGTLIAAPFAARLFAEFGAEVIKIEQPGSGDPLRSWRKLHQGTSLWWYLQSRNKKSIAVDLKSPEGRDVVLRLIAQADVVIENFKPGSLEKLGLGWDVLSKLNSNLTLVRISGYGQTGPYRDRSGFGAIGEAMGGLRFTTGDPDSPPARVGISIGDSLASLHGVIGALMSLLRVKTGQGRGQVVDVSLYESVFNLMESLVPEYDLMGHVRTRTGGALPGISPSNTYPSSDRRHVVIAGNSDAIFKRLMRVVGRPDLADDPALASNDGRVRNNALLDAAIAAWTSQRTMDEILARLDAADVPAGRIYSVADIVDDPHYAARDMILPTDLPGDVTVKMPGIAPKLSDTPGKVRWPGPTLGQHTDEVLTGLGLQAGDIAQLRRSGAVQ from the coding sequence GTGGATGGACCATTATCCGGAATTCGGGTTGTCGAGCTCGGAACGTTGATTGCCGCGCCATTTGCAGCGCGGCTGTTCGCCGAGTTCGGTGCCGAAGTCATCAAGATCGAGCAGCCAGGCAGTGGCGATCCCTTGCGCAGTTGGCGCAAGCTGCATCAGGGCACTTCGCTCTGGTGGTATCTGCAATCGCGCAACAAGAAGTCGATCGCGGTCGATCTGAAGTCACCGGAGGGGCGCGACGTGGTGCTGCGCTTGATTGCGCAAGCCGACGTCGTGATCGAGAACTTCAAGCCGGGCAGTCTCGAAAAACTCGGTCTTGGCTGGGATGTGCTGTCAAAGCTCAATTCAAACCTGACACTCGTGCGCATCTCCGGTTACGGGCAAACCGGTCCTTATCGCGACCGCTCCGGATTCGGTGCGATCGGCGAAGCCATGGGCGGGCTGCGCTTCACGACGGGCGATCCGGACAGCCCGCCGGCGCGGGTCGGCATCAGCATCGGCGACAGTCTTGCCTCGCTGCACGGCGTGATCGGCGCCCTGATGTCGTTGCTCCGCGTCAAGACGGGGCAGGGCCGCGGACAGGTCGTCGATGTCTCGCTCTATGAGAGCGTGTTCAATTTGATGGAGAGCCTCGTCCCGGAATACGATCTCATGGGACACGTCCGGACGCGCACCGGCGGGGCTCTGCCGGGCATCAGTCCCTCCAACACCTATCCGAGTTCCGATCGGCGCCACGTCGTCATCGCCGGCAACAGCGATGCGATCTTCAAGCGCCTGATGCGGGTGGTCGGCCGTCCCGACCTTGCCGACGACCCGGCTCTTGCCAGCAATGACGGGCGGGTCCGCAACAACGCCTTGCTGGACGCCGCCATTGCCGCCTGGACCTCGCAGCGGACGATGGACGAGATCCTCGCGCGCCTCGATGCAGCCGACGTTCCCGCGGGCCGGATCTACTCGGTCGCCGACATCGTCGACGATCCCCACTACGCTGCCCGCGATATGATCCTGCCGACCGATCTGCCGGGCGATGTCACCGTGAAGATGCCGGGCATTGCGCCAAAGCTCTCCGACACCCCGGGCAAAGTCAGGTGGCCGGGCCCGACGCTCGGCCAGCACACCGATGAGGTGCTGACGGGCCTCGGCCTGCAGGCAGGCGATATCGCGCAGTTGCGCCGCAGCGGAGCGGTGCAATGA
- a CDS encoding hydroxymethylglutaryl-CoA lyase, whose product MMATPPDIMIQEVAPRDGLQIEAKWVETSDKIRLINSLSAIGFGRIEVSSFVSAKAVPSLRDAADVFAGIERRPGTIYTALVPNRKGAELALASLADELNFVMSASETHNRANMNMTHAQSLTSLTEIVKLAHESGALVNATVATAFGCPFEGVQPLEKVLDIVKRYLDLGADGVTLADTTGMANPKQVSQLAAEVLLLVPADMLTLHFHNTRGLGLVNVLAAYDTGARRFDAALGGLGGCPFAPGATGNVCTEDLVNLCHEIGLKTGLDLQRLIDLSFRLPGLVGHEVPGQVAKAGRPLDLHPIPDRLRRSG is encoded by the coding sequence ATGATGGCAACACCACCGGATATCATGATCCAGGAAGTCGCACCGCGCGACGGCCTGCAGATCGAAGCGAAATGGGTCGAAACCAGCGACAAGATCCGGCTGATCAATTCGCTATCTGCGATCGGATTCGGCCGCATCGAGGTTTCCTCATTCGTGTCGGCCAAGGCTGTTCCGTCGCTGCGCGACGCGGCGGACGTGTTCGCCGGAATCGAGCGGCGTCCAGGCACGATCTACACGGCGCTCGTCCCGAACCGGAAAGGCGCCGAGCTCGCGCTGGCGTCGCTTGCCGACGAGCTCAATTTCGTGATGTCGGCGAGCGAGACGCACAACCGCGCCAATATGAACATGACGCACGCGCAGTCGTTGACGTCGCTTACCGAGATCGTGAAGCTGGCCCATGAGAGCGGCGCGTTGGTCAACGCCACCGTCGCGACGGCGTTCGGTTGCCCGTTCGAAGGCGTGCAGCCGCTCGAAAAGGTGCTGGATATCGTCAAACGCTATCTCGATCTTGGCGCCGACGGCGTCACCCTCGCTGATACCACGGGCATGGCCAATCCCAAGCAGGTCTCGCAGCTGGCCGCCGAGGTCTTGCTGCTGGTCCCTGCGGACATGCTCACGCTTCACTTCCACAACACGCGCGGCCTTGGCCTGGTCAATGTTCTTGCGGCCTATGACACCGGCGCGCGCCGCTTCGATGCCGCGCTGGGCGGCCTCGGCGGATGTCCATTTGCGCCGGGAGCCACCGGCAATGTCTGTACCGAAGACCTCGTCAATCTCTGCCATGAGATCGGCCTCAAGACCGGTCTCGATCTGCAGCGCTTGATCGATCTCTCGTTCCGATTGCCCGGGCTGGTCGGACACGAGGTGCCGGGGCAGGTCGCCAAGGCCGGCCGTCCCCTCGATCTGCATCCCATACCGGACCGCCTGCGGCGCTCCGGCTGA
- a CDS encoding MFS transporter — translation MTIATAATADLDTRITEQQVIKKIAWRLMPLIIICYFFAFFDRVNISFAKAALQADLGLSNTAYGFGASLFVVGYVLLEVPSNMLLYRFGARRWIARIMISWGLATAAMIFVQSEWQFYGLRFVIGAMEAGFAPGILYYLTLWFPKSHRGRMTSVFFLATAFSGIIGAPISGLILNYLNGLHGLAGWQWLFLAGGIPCVALGFVVLLRFDDGIEQAEWLSDDERRLISVQLDRQKREIGEHSAWRSLLMPGVLLLGFIYFLIQIASYGLNFWAPDLIKAAGGGSAAAIGFLTAVPYICGAICMIIVGRLSDASGERPKFVAALVLAAAVGFFASGAFDRNVVTLVGALAILGAGVVAAIPTFWTLPPKILTGAGAASGIALINTLGQVGGIVSPVMVGSVKDITGSTTTALYVIGGLCLFCATLLLTVLPRDLTARDLAEPAR, via the coding sequence ATGACGATTGCCACAGCGGCTACCGCCGACCTCGATACGCGAATTACAGAGCAGCAAGTCATCAAGAAGATCGCATGGCGGCTGATGCCGCTGATCATCATCTGCTACTTCTTTGCGTTCTTCGACCGCGTCAACATCAGCTTCGCCAAGGCCGCGCTGCAGGCCGACCTTGGTCTCAGCAACACGGCCTACGGGTTTGGCGCCAGCCTGTTCGTCGTCGGCTACGTTCTCTTGGAAGTGCCGAGCAACATGCTGCTCTATCGCTTCGGCGCGCGGCGCTGGATCGCTCGCATCATGATCTCCTGGGGACTGGCGACGGCGGCCATGATTTTCGTCCAGAGCGAATGGCAGTTCTATGGGCTGCGCTTCGTGATCGGGGCGATGGAGGCGGGATTTGCGCCCGGCATTCTCTACTATCTGACGCTCTGGTTTCCAAAGTCGCATCGCGGCCGCATGACGTCCGTGTTCTTTCTTGCCACCGCATTCTCGGGGATCATCGGCGCGCCGATCTCCGGTCTCATTCTCAACTATCTGAATGGGCTGCACGGTCTCGCCGGCTGGCAATGGCTATTCCTGGCCGGCGGCATTCCGTGCGTTGCCCTTGGCTTCGTCGTGCTGCTGCGCTTCGACGACGGGATCGAACAGGCCGAATGGCTGAGTGACGACGAGCGACGGCTGATCTCGGTGCAGCTCGATCGCCAGAAGCGCGAGATTGGTGAGCATTCGGCATGGCGCTCGCTGCTCATGCCCGGCGTGCTGCTGCTCGGGTTCATCTACTTCCTGATCCAGATCGCGTCCTACGGTCTCAATTTTTGGGCGCCTGACCTGATCAAGGCGGCCGGCGGAGGCAGCGCGGCTGCGATCGGCTTCCTCACCGCCGTACCCTACATCTGCGGCGCGATCTGCATGATCATCGTCGGACGCTTGTCGGATGCGTCGGGCGAACGCCCGAAGTTTGTCGCTGCCCTGGTTCTGGCCGCGGCCGTGGGTTTCTTCGCCTCCGGTGCGTTCGACCGGAATGTCGTCACGCTGGTCGGTGCGCTTGCCATCCTCGGCGCCGGTGTGGTTGCGGCCATTCCAACCTTCTGGACGCTGCCTCCGAAGATCCTCACGGGCGCTGGAGCGGCGAGCGGAATCGCGCTCATCAACACGCTGGGGCAGGTCGGTGGCATCGTCAGCCCGGTCATGGTCGGATCGGTCAAGGATATCACGGGCAGCACGACGACGGCGCTCTATGTCATCGGCGGCTTATGCTTGTTCTGCGCGACACTGCTGCTGACGGTGTTGCCGCGTGACCTGACAGCCAGGGATTTGGCGGAACCCGCGCGGTAG
- a CDS encoding VOC family protein encodes MAKNTICLWYDKDAEAAASFYAKTFPDSAVSAVHRAPSDYPSGKAGDVLTVEFTVAGVACLGLNGGPIFKHNEAFSFQMATDDQAETDRYWNAIVGNGGQESACGWCKDRWGVSWQITPRVLTEALAAGGAEAKRAFDAMMGMTKIDVAAIEAARRG; translated from the coding sequence ATGGCCAAGAACACGATTTGCCTCTGGTACGACAAGGACGCCGAAGCGGCTGCAAGCTTTTATGCCAAGACCTTTCCAGACAGCGCCGTGAGTGCCGTTCACCGCGCGCCCAGCGATTATCCCTCCGGCAAGGCCGGCGATGTGCTGACGGTCGAATTCACCGTGGCCGGCGTTGCCTGTCTCGGCCTCAACGGCGGTCCCATTTTCAAGCACAACGAGGCCTTCTCGTTCCAGATGGCGACCGACGACCAGGCGGAGACAGACCGCTATTGGAACGCGATCGTCGGCAATGGCGGGCAGGAGAGTGCATGCGGCTGGTGCAAGGACAGATGGGGCGTTTCCTGGCAGATCACACCGCGGGTGCTGACCGAGGCGCTTGCCGCGGGCGGCGCTGAGGCCAAACGCGCCTTCGACGCGATGATGGGAATGACCAAGATAGACGTCGCCGCAATCGAGGCGGCGCGCCGCGGCTGA
- a CDS encoding CAP domain-containing protein, producing MHRAVGGMIAGLLLLIAAPAMADSPAELISSFRLKHGEIRVVRDGTLDRIAMDQARAMATKDDLSHDALGPFNRRVAPAGAGRAAENIAYGYDNFEKTLGQWIDSSGHRKNLLLHNASRVGIASAKTASGKRTYWAMVIAGDYEPKGKGKKGKDKEPLVAVKREAAPASKPKSSGCHIKVLSLCI from the coding sequence ATGCATCGTGCGGTTGGCGGGATGATCGCCGGCCTTCTGCTGCTGATAGCCGCGCCCGCGATGGCTGACTCCCCGGCCGAGCTGATCTCGAGCTTCCGCCTCAAGCATGGTGAGATTCGTGTCGTGCGCGATGGCACGCTCGATCGCATCGCCATGGATCAGGCCCGCGCAATGGCGACCAAGGACGATCTCAGCCACGACGCTCTCGGCCCGTTCAACCGCCGGGTCGCGCCGGCCGGCGCGGGCCGCGCCGCCGAGAACATCGCCTACGGCTACGACAATTTCGAGAAGACGCTCGGACAGTGGATCGACTCGTCGGGGCACCGCAAGAATCTGTTGCTGCACAACGCCTCCCGCGTCGGCATCGCGAGCGCCAAGACCGCCAGCGGCAAGCGCACCTATTGGGCGATGGTGATCGCCGGCGATTACGAGCCGAAGGGCAAGGGCAAGAAAGGCAAGGACAAGGAGCCGCTGGTCGCCGTGAAGCGCGAGGCGGCGCCTGCAAGCAAACCCAAATCCAGCGGCTGCCACATCAAGGTGCTTAGCCTCTGCATCTGA